The genome window aagAGGTCCTTCTCGTTATCTTACTTAATTTCGCAAACTATTCCTCCCTCCAGCACGCAAACCACGACAATGAGGTCCATATGCGGCGAATTTAGATATAACCTCTCTAGTCAATCTCGCGCTTATTCAAGCTGCCTAGGCGGACCAAGGAGAGGAGTCCTCTCATGCGGGCTGTCTGGCCAGGTGTAAAACGGTTGCGGCATTTGCTATTTTCAACTGGGTTAGCGATATAGACAACGACAAAAATGTTTTTATATATTATTGATGTAAATGAAGTTTTCGTGCACTTACTAATAGGTGTAGTCCATGTGATTGTCAATTGGATCGAGACCGGGCAAGTCGGGACAGGTATCACGGCCTACTGGGCACTTTGCCCAGTCGGGAGAATCGTTGGCGGGAGAAGCTTCGGCGGGAGTGTCGGCGATGAAGTCCCCACCGTTCTCGTTACAGCCGCCCTGGAAGGTGTGCAACAGACCAAACCAGTGCCCAACCTCGTGGACAGTGGTGCGACCCCCGGTTGCGCGTGCGCCGCCGGGCAGGGATTGGGAGCCAACCATGCAGCCATCCATAGCCAGCGCCTCGCCTTCGAAGGCGTTCATGTTGGGGAATCTGCAGACACCCCCGGTCCGCAGGCCGGGCACGTAGTAGAGATTCAACGTGCGC of Pochonia chlamydosporia 170 chromosome Unknown PCv3seq00028, whole genome shotgun sequence contains these proteins:
- a CDS encoding metalloprotease (similar to Metarhizium robertsii ARSEF 23 XP_007824749.1), whose product is MLSLYHLATTLLTLGQLANATLLTREQRARCDSQPGADILALHEQLAKGEQHLTRRDAGELISLDAWVHVVTTTYARNGSWPTKEQIAEEMKLLNNAYAPSNLTFNLVNTTWTKNTTWAMYPKLYEKDLKTKLHRGTSRTLNLYYVPGLRTGGVCRFPNMNAFEGEALAMDGCMVGSQSLPGGARATGGRTTVHEVGHWFGLLHTFQGGCNENGGDFIADTPAEASPANDSPDWAKCPVGRDTCPDLPGLDPIDNHMDYTYYKCRNRFTPGQTARMRGLLSLVRLGSLNKREID